From a single Flavobacterium sp. genomic region:
- a CDS encoding M14 family zinc carboxypeptidase, producing the protein MDYLQLATHYLVEDLKGKYIHLDTILPVIDRLKSDFEITEIGKSVQNRSIYQIKIGTGKTKILMWSQMHGNESTTTKGVFDFFNFLLSDEKEASLIKKEYTLLCIPMLNPDGAYLYTRENASNVDLNRDAFNATQPEMKVLHAIYKSFEPDYCYNLHDQRTIFGTEEFNLPATVSFLSPAFNSAREYNDVRLKSITIINKMNNVLQNYIPNQIGRFDDGYNINCTGDYFTTQRTPTILFEAGHYQNDYPRDQVRKYIFIALLSSFDAINENVIVDNELIKYLNIPQNNKCFYDFIYKNIKIIDNSEEKIINFVAQYNEVVQDGQLKYIATIDKLDDLQNFKGHIEYDCAYGLFSSQGLNYPVLGEAANFFIDNLTEFNNGLKII; encoded by the coding sequence ATGGATTATTTACAATTAGCAACACACTATTTAGTAGAAGATTTAAAAGGAAAGTATATTCATTTAGATACAATACTTCCTGTTATTGACAGATTAAAATCAGATTTTGAAATTACTGAAATTGGTAAATCTGTTCAAAATAGAAGTATCTATCAAATTAAAATTGGTACAGGTAAAACCAAAATATTAATGTGGTCTCAAATGCATGGAAATGAATCAACGACTACAAAAGGTGTTTTTGATTTTTTTAATTTCTTATTATCCGATGAAAAAGAAGCTTCTCTAATAAAAAAGGAGTATACCTTGTTATGTATTCCAATGCTAAATCCTGATGGAGCCTATCTATATACTAGAGAAAATGCCAGTAATGTTGATTTAAATCGTGATGCATTCAATGCAACACAACCTGAAATGAAAGTCTTACATGCTATTTATAAATCATTTGAGCCTGATTATTGCTATAATTTGCATGATCAAAGAACAATATTTGGTACAGAAGAATTTAATTTACCTGCAACAGTATCTTTTTTATCACCAGCTTTTAATTCAGCCAGAGAATATAATGATGTAAGATTGAAATCAATCACTATAATAAATAAGATGAATAATGTTTTGCAAAACTATATTCCAAATCAAATTGGACGTTTTGATGATGGCTATAATATAAATTGTACTGGAGATTATTTTACTACTCAAAGGACCCCAACAATTCTTTTTGAAGCAGGTCATTATCAAAACGATTACCCGAGAGATCAAGTTCGGAAATATATTTTTATAGCGCTATTGAGTTCGTTCGATGCTATTAACGAAAACGTTATAGTTGACAATGAATTGATTAAATATTTGAATATTCCTCAAAATAACAAATGTTTTTATGATTTTATTTATAAAAATATCAAAATTATTGACAATAGTGAAGAAAAAATAATTAACTTTGTAGCTCAATATAATGAAGTGGTGCAAGATGGTCAGTTAAAATATATTGCAACAATTGATAAATTGGATGATTTGCAAAATTTTAAAGGACATATAGAATACGATTGTGCTTATGGTTTATTTTCTTCGCAAGGATTGAATTATCCTGTTTTGGGAGAAGCAGCCAATTTTTTTATTGATAATTTAACAGAATTTAACAATGGTCTGAAAATTATTTAA
- a CDS encoding Lrp/AsnC family transcriptional regulator, translated as MSKFRLDEVDHQILDMLIDNTRVPFTDIAKKLLISAGTVHVRVKKMEDAGIIQGSSLTLDYEKLGYSFIAYVGVFLHNTSQTKFVLERINQIPFVTVAHVTTGKFNIFCKIRAKDTKHAKEVIFMIDDIEGVYRTETMISLEESINDKKRLMHTIFKEL; from the coding sequence ATGAGTAAGTTTCGTTTAGATGAAGTAGATCATCAAATTTTGGACATGTTGATTGATAACACGAGAGTTCCTTTTACAGATATTGCAAAAAAACTATTAATTTCTGCAGGAACTGTTCATGTAAGAGTAAAGAAAATGGAAGATGCAGGTATTATCCAAGGGTCTTCATTAACTTTAGATTATGAAAAATTAGGGTATTCTTTCATTGCTTATGTTGGTGTTTTCTTGCACAACACGTCACAAACTAAATTTGTTTTAGAACGTATTAATCAAATTCCGTTTGTCACAGTTGCTCATGTAACTACGGGGAAATTTAATATTTTTTGTAAAATTAGAGCTAAAGATACTAAACACGCTAAAGAAGTTATCTTTATGATTGATGATATTGAAGGTGTTTACAGAACAGAAACAATGATTTCTTTAGAAGAAAGCATTAACGATAAAAAACGATTAATGCATACGATTTTTAAAGAATTGTAA